One Streptosporangium sp. NBC_01495 DNA window includes the following coding sequences:
- a CDS encoding nucleoside-diphosphate kinase produces the protein MAQPHHGEHTVTPPGGWGRWTVILCKPDATRRGLVEPILTWIGREVEIAATLQVKVTEQQILTHYADMVEIGGRFPFDVGAELRRNYVGATVTVALGHGDSDDTAQRVRTLLGHYDPAQADPNTIRGHHGTDSTAKAAAEGRFIDNLVHTSDDAPGAAREFAVWFGPHHQHLLRPQERR, from the coding sequence GTGGCGCAACCGCACCACGGCGAGCACACCGTGACGCCGCCGGGCGGATGGGGCCGATGGACCGTGATCCTGTGCAAGCCCGACGCGACCCGCCGCGGCCTCGTCGAGCCGATCCTGACGTGGATCGGCCGCGAGGTGGAGATCGCCGCCACCCTCCAGGTCAAGGTCACCGAGCAGCAGATCCTCACCCACTACGCCGACATGGTCGAAATCGGCGGCCGGTTCCCGTTCGACGTCGGCGCCGAGCTGCGCCGTAACTACGTCGGCGCCACCGTGACGGTAGCCCTCGGCCACGGTGACAGCGACGACACCGCTCAGCGAGTACGCACCTTGCTCGGCCACTACGACCCCGCGCAGGCCGACCCGAACACGATCCGCGGCCACCACGGCACCGACTCCACCGCCAAGGCCGCCGCTGAAGGGAGGTTCATCGACAACCTGGTCCACACCAGCGACGACGCCCCCGGCGCCGCCCGGGAGTTCGCGGTGTGGTTCGGGCCCCACCACCAACACCTTCTTCGCCCACAGGAGCGACGATGA